From a region of the Terriglobia bacterium genome:
- a CDS encoding AbrB/MazE/SpoVT family DNA-binding domain-containing protein: MKTVVKKWGNSAAVRIPAVVMEAIPLEVDAPVDVREEAGRIVIEPIRQESYDVNALIKGITRENLHEAIDFGMPQGKEVW; the protein is encoded by the coding sequence ATGAAAACCGTCGTGAAAAAGTGGGGTAACAGTGCTGCCGTGCGTATTCCGGCTGTCGTCATGGAAGCGATCCCGCTTGAAGTTGATGCACCGGTCGATGTGCGCGAGGAAGCAGGACGGATCGTCATCGAGCCGATCCGCCAAGAGTCATATGACGTGAATGCCCTGATTAAAGGCATCACCCGCGAGAATCTTCACGAAGCGATCGATTTCGGCATGCCTCAGGGAAAAGAGGTCTGGTAG
- a CDS encoding type II toxin-antitoxin system PemK/MazF family toxin, translating into MVPPGRRGRTTAPRRPPSQTQKVNPLRRGEVYLCSFDPTVGHEIKKTRPALVIQNDVGNRYSPLTIVAAITSTLSPVPYPVEVVVEPNSRNGLDVRSSIRLDQIRTVDRSRLFRRLGIVDAETMAKADEAIKISLGLIRF; encoded by the coding sequence GTGGTTCCCCCTGGAAGAAGAGGCAGGACGACAGCCCCGCGCCGGCCGCCCAGCCAAACGCAGAAAGTGAATCCTCTTCGCCGAGGTGAAGTTTACCTTTGCTCCTTTGATCCGACTGTCGGCCACGAAATCAAGAAAACCAGACCGGCATTAGTCATACAAAATGACGTTGGCAATCGGTACAGCCCTTTGACTATCGTTGCGGCGATCACATCCACGCTATCGCCAGTCCCTTACCCAGTCGAGGTGGTCGTTGAACCAAATTCCAGGAACGGCCTCGACGTGCGATCGTCCATTCGACTGGATCAGATCCGCACCGTGGATCGCAGTCGGCTGTTCCGGCGATTGGGTATAGTTGACGCCGAAACGATGGCCAAGGCTGATGAAGCCATCAAAATCAGCTTGGGCCTGATCCGCTTTTGA
- a CDS encoding BlaI/MecI/CopY family transcriptional regulator codes for MTQPKLTRLELQILEALWAHGKACVREILESFPEPRPAYTTIQTTVYRLEGKKAVRRVRKIGNADIFEPIIARDVARHRMLDEILSLFGGRAQPMMAQLAEAGKLTLDDVRELEKTIKRLEQQKKTERTGKSK; via the coding sequence TTGACTCAACCGAAGCTTACCCGGCTTGAACTGCAGATTCTCGAAGCTCTCTGGGCTCATGGAAAAGCCTGCGTGCGGGAGATTCTCGAATCCTTTCCGGAACCGCGTCCGGCCTATACCACCATTCAGACCACCGTGTACCGGCTGGAAGGTAAAAAAGCCGTACGCCGTGTGCGGAAGATCGGAAATGCGGACATCTTCGAGCCGATCATCGCCCGGGATGTGGCGCGACACCGGATGCTCGACGAGATTCTGAGTCTATTCGGAGGGCGGGCTCAACCGATGATGGCGCAGTTGGCGGAGGCGGGAAAGCTGACACTCGACGATGTGCGGGAACTGGAGAAGACGATCAAGAGACTTGAGCAACAGAAGAAGACGGAAAGGACAGGTAAATCCAAATGA
- a CDS encoding M56 family metallopeptidase — protein sequence MIGILTNHLWQSTLFAAVAALLTVAFRGNRAQVRYWLWFSASLKFFVPFALLMSVGSHLQWAPAAKKIATPAITFAVEKIAEPFPSAAVTVRPAPGSAMDRDRLVTFSLFGLWMIGFGAIALLRLRAWRRIRAVVRASTPLEITTMAIPPNLQVRSAPGLLEPGVVGWLHPILLLPADITERLTTRQFEAVLAHELCHVQRGDNLTSGIHMIVEAVFWFHPLVWWIGARLVDERERACDEDVLRLGNDALVYADGILQVCKIYLESPLRCISGVSGSNVKKRIQAILAGRVAGELNFAKKAALAAAGMWALAVPLVVGMMHASSWQAITRPATMPKWEAVSIKACKPGERGGRGNRGGGVDRGDTSPERLNISCIPVSGLIHEAYLTFTDGKADPLRNLPIEGGPEWIKSDLYQINGKAETRTTQEMMMGPMLQVLLEDRFNLKIHLETRDVPAYAMRIAKNGPKLQPFKEGSCIPLSSLRDGPPPAFLPGQQPLICGVEAIWSKGQDRILDMYQVSINQFSGVLRRYLNRPVIDETGIGGPFEFHLEFAPDESTPLLLLRPPGEPAPPENEPRGPSIFTAVEEQLGLKLEPIRGPGEFLVIDRIERPSEN from the coding sequence ATGATCGGCATATTGACCAATCATCTCTGGCAATCGACGCTGTTCGCCGCTGTGGCAGCGTTGCTGACTGTTGCATTCCGCGGGAACCGGGCTCAGGTCCGCTATTGGCTGTGGTTCAGCGCGTCCTTGAAGTTCTTCGTTCCTTTCGCGCTGCTGATGAGCGTGGGGAGCCATCTGCAATGGGCGCCGGCCGCGAAGAAGATCGCCACGCCTGCCATCACCTTCGCAGTGGAGAAAATTGCGGAACCATTTCCCAGCGCGGCAGTAACGGTACGTCCGGCGCCAGGCTCTGCTATGGATCGGGATCGTCTGGTGACCTTTTCATTATTTGGTTTGTGGATGATTGGATTTGGAGCCATTGCGCTGCTGAGGCTTCGCGCGTGGCGGCGCATCCGCGCTGTTGTGCGTGCGAGCACTCCGCTGGAAATTACGACGATGGCGATTCCGCCGAATCTTCAGGTTCGTTCGGCTCCGGGCCTTCTGGAACCCGGAGTTGTCGGGTGGTTGCATCCCATCCTTCTCCTACCGGCGGACATCACGGAACGCCTCACGACGCGTCAATTCGAGGCGGTGCTTGCTCACGAATTGTGTCACGTCCAAAGGGGCGACAATTTAACGTCGGGAATCCATATGATCGTCGAAGCGGTGTTCTGGTTTCATCCCTTGGTCTGGTGGATCGGTGCGCGGCTGGTGGACGAACGCGAGCGAGCCTGCGATGAGGACGTATTGCGGCTCGGCAATGACGCCCTCGTGTATGCCGATGGGATCCTGCAGGTCTGCAAGATTTACCTGGAATCGCCACTGCGCTGCATATCCGGAGTGAGTGGATCGAACGTGAAGAAGCGAATCCAGGCGATTCTGGCGGGACGCGTTGCCGGGGAATTGAACTTCGCAAAGAAAGCAGCCTTGGCCGCTGCCGGAATGTGGGCTTTGGCGGTACCGCTCGTCGTCGGGATGATGCATGCGTCTTCATGGCAGGCAATTACGCGGCCCGCGACCATGCCGAAATGGGAGGCGGTTTCGATCAAGGCCTGCAAGCCGGGCGAGAGAGGCGGCAGAGGCAATAGAGGAGGCGGCGTCGATCGCGGCGATACGTCTCCAGAAAGGCTGAACATTTCATGCATACCAGTTTCTGGTCTCATTCACGAGGCTTATCTCACGTTCACAGACGGCAAAGCCGACCCTTTAAGAAATTTGCCGATTGAAGGTGGTCCGGAGTGGATCAAGTCCGATCTCTACCAGATCAATGGGAAGGCCGAAACCAGGACGACGCAGGAAATGATGATGGGGCCGATGCTCCAGGTCCTACTGGAGGATCGCTTTAATTTGAAGATCCATTTGGAGACCCGTGATGTCCCGGCCTACGCGATGAGAATTGCGAAAAATGGTCCAAAACTTCAGCCCTTTAAAGAAGGCAGTTGTATTCCTCTCAGTAGTCTCAGAGATGGGCCGCCTCCAGCGTTTCTACCGGGACAACAGCCATTAATCTGTGGCGTCGAGGCTATCTGGTCAAAAGGTCAAGATCGAATTCTGGATATGTATCAGGTGAGCATCAACCAGTTTTCGGGAGTGCTCCGTAGATACTTAAATCGCCCAGTTATCGATGAAACCGGCATCGGAGGGCCATTCGAGTTCCACCTGGAGTTCGCCCCGGACGAGAGCACGCCATTGCTTCTGCTTCGTCCTCCTGGTGAACCTGCTCCTCCAGAAAACGAGCCGCGCGGACCTTCGATTTTTACGGCAGTGGAGGAGCAACTCGGATTAAAGCTGGAGCCTATAAGAGGTCCCGGCGAGTTTCTCGTTATCGACCGCATCGAGAGGCCATCAGAGAATTAG
- a CDS encoding fibronectin type III domain-containing protein: MAALTALLDFAKYRPPQLRTFGVHIHDSMDGNPAFPTPPISMASLAGQVDTFGALIAEAMDGSRKVISERDRQGAALKSMLKLLAGYVQLVAESETTFVSSGFKLASTTRKQPPPRNEGIRKIVFGDVSGTFKLKAVDVPGASSYQLRFAVRQIDRSPLGDEWTVKQFSDTRKFLLITGLKPGTFYILQVRALIGEEFTDWSDSITQMCK, from the coding sequence ATGGCAGCACTGACAGCCTTACTGGACTTCGCGAAATATCGGCCGCCACAGCTACGCACTTTCGGCGTGCACATTCACGACTCTATGGATGGAAATCCGGCGTTTCCTACTCCGCCGATCTCGATGGCTTCTTTGGCCGGGCAGGTCGATACGTTCGGAGCGCTGATCGCGGAAGCCATGGATGGCAGCCGGAAGGTGATCTCCGAGCGCGATAGGCAGGGAGCCGCACTTAAATCGATGTTGAAGCTGCTAGCCGGGTATGTCCAATTGGTTGCTGAAAGCGAAACCACGTTTGTGTCCAGCGGGTTCAAGCTCGCTTCCACCACTCGTAAGCAACCGCCGCCGCGCAACGAGGGCATCCGCAAGATCGTATTCGGCGATGTCAGCGGCACGTTCAAGCTCAAGGCGGTGGATGTGCCGGGCGCCTCCAGCTATCAACTGCGATTTGCCGTGCGGCAGATCGACCGCTCGCCGCTGGGCGACGAGTGGACCGTAAAGCAATTCAGCGACACGAGGAAGTTCCTGCTCATCACCGGGCTAAAACCCGGTACGTTTTATATACTCCAGGTCCGCGCCTTGATCGGCGAGGAATTCACCGACTGGAGCGATTCCATAACGCAGATGTGCAAATAG